The Augochlora pura isolate Apur16 chromosome 4, APUR_v2.2.1, whole genome shotgun sequence genome segment CCCTTCACCAGTTGCAATacgtttagaaaatttttcaacgacCCAGCCACTCTCGTTGGCCCATTCGTTTCCCCTTCCATCGCTGATCCATGGCGGCGAGAGGCTGGCCGCTTCTCCAAATGGCGAATTATTAGCGAACTCCGACTGCTTATGCATTTCCAGCTTAAGCAAACATGCAAAATACAGGCTGGGCCTAAACGTCGGCTTGCAATTTTCCAGAATCACTGTTCAATCTTTCAAACTATACCTCGATTTTATCGCACTGTTGCAGAAcggttcaattttatttaataataaattacttcttgATGATAACAAGCAAAACGATGTCCAATAGTACTAACGTTCAACAAAGGTTAGCTACTATTTCGTTCTGGCTTAGTTTAGAACAGATGATTACATCTTTGATACGGGAGAATTTCTTTCCACTGCTAACAGAATCTGTCGATTACTCATTGACACCGTTTGATAGTTGCAACACCTGTATTTCATTTCTCCGAATTTCGATGAATCAGAGTGATCTCAACAAAGAAGGAACATTGTCTTTGGATGACAATGCGATATCGCGTTCATATTAATAGTTCATTGTAGTATGTTAAAATCTCTAGGCGAGAACAGAACTTTTGATTTCCATCTTGGTACTATCGTATAATCATCGTAAATTTAATGTATGCTTTGTAAAAAACGGGAACGGTTAATTttgaacgaaaaataaataacacagtTGCTGTATCGCAGAAAAGTTGGCCGGTGAAAGTATGGGCAGTTTAAGTTcaccagaaaaattgaaattatttccagTTAGATAGTGTTACATAACGACGGCAACTTTCGATGGAAAAGGCATAAATCTTTGCCGCGGACTCATTGATCAGCGATTACGACTGCGTTTGTCTCTAATGATCGTAATCGACAGTCATTGAACTATCGGGAAAACAAGATTTGTTTAGACTCTCGACTAGGATTGATTGCGCTCTTCCTTGTTCGGCGTACACCGTTTCCTCCGtttgcgaaatattttgtcaGAATGTCTGTcgtttatttgtaatttgtcgACGATTTTcggaaatcgaaataaatgatataaagtAGAAAAATGCTGTTCTTTTGGTGCAGGTTGACCATTGTTTGGTGGAAAAATGGTATCGAGACGGAAAATTCTGTCTCGATCGAGGGACAATCTTGTGGAATCACAGTACGAAGAACAGGAAGAAGAGGACGTGTGGTATAATCTTGATAAACTTTACAAggtgaacaattaaaattctttgagTCCGTCGTACGCGCCTAAATGgctttattgcaaaatatatgcTAATAGTATATCCTGGTTACGATTACTATACTCGtagagaaaattttaattaacactgaTTAGCGCTGTCACAGCGTAAACCCGTGAAGCGAGTCGTTTCTTGTACGGCATGTAGTAATAGTAAATCGTTGTCGCTTTCGTTTCAGGATCACATTCAAGAAGTGCTGGACAAATGGAATCAGATCGACGACGAAATTTGGGCCAAGGTAATAGTTTTCGAAAGGAATCGAAGGGTAGCAAAAGCATATGCCAGAGCACCGGTTCTCACGATTAACGGATCGAACGACGGATTCGATGGATTCAGGTAAAACCACGCGATTCACACGAATCAAAatatctgttaataaattctaaagtgaaagtgaaacGACAGTATTTAcctttttctcgtttcgtGGATCGACGACAGCAAAGAATGGAAAAGTTTTAGATTAGTGCGTAGTGTTTGGATAAATCAGAttcctaaaaaataaaaaaagtgttGAACTATCTACTAACTCGTTAGGTGACACACAAATAATACGTGAAAGAGGAGTTAGTTAACGGgaagcgaaatatttttataaaagtactttaaaaactattgaaatgtgttgaaaatatttcgatgaaagtatgaattttataaaagcgtTCGTATTTGGAAATTCAGAATAGGACTATGCGGTTTCGAAAACCCGATGAGAGACGTGAAAACAGAAGAGGCGAAGAAACACATAAATCAAGGTGTAAAAATCAAGATGGACGAGCAGGggaatattctaataaaaaggCTGTGTAAAAATAACGTTTACATAAAGCCTACAAGTCAGGAAGACAACGCAATTGGAGCAGAAATCGCACGGAATTCTCAAGGAGCGTTAGAACACGAGAAGCCAGGGAAAGTAAGTATTCTACGACTTCGCATCGTTTCAACTTGCGCGccatttttcgttttttctttatcttttacGATCCACGAAATTGTTCTCCacttaaaataacaatataaaacttCCCAGTCTCGTAATGTTTTTCTTCGTAAAGAAAACTCGGAGAACTGGACTGTAATAATTGCCATTTCACTTATTACTTTCATCGTTGTCGTTTTTATTGAGCTGTTCACCCTTGACATTGAGAAGTTGACTCTTTTGACGATAACTTTacagttaattttaaattctttataattgcTGTGCATactgaatattttcaaaaataatgttttctatttaactttattatactatatcttACTTTTTTATTAGGTGTTCGACATGAACAAATTTCAAACGAACCTGTCCCGAGAAACTAGAAGAGCCTATCCCGACAGAAGGAGACTGGAAATGCAATGTTTGAGTGCTATCGTTTTTGTCAGAACCGAAGCAGACCTCCTACAGTGTCCCGTTTGGGTTCTTATTGTTAATGTTGTCGGTCTGGATATGTTAAAATCCAAGTTACCACCAGGTACGATATCAAAACgacatcattttatttttactatcatcattgataaaaaattgattaatattgtataaattagttTTAGCGCTGCAAAGGCCTGTAGACATAAAGAACAGACCTAGGATACCGATTCCCGACGAAGATCCTTACAGTGTAGCGGGAGTATCATCCTCTATTGGAGTCTCGGAGGCTTTCCAGCAGGATCGAGAAGCTCGAGAACAGATTTACGCTCAATCGACGAGTTGTCGACAAAGAAGAGCCGAGAGACCACCGAAACTGCCACCCAGAGAGAACCTCTATAGCCACGATATACCTAAAGTACTTCTTctctttcaaaaatatttcatattgcTAAAGATTGTTATCTTCAAAAATTCACCACCATTACAAATCATAATTGTAGTATCTGTCAGTAGAAGACCATTGAAATTATCTTACACGGATAGTAATTgttcttctttcattttagCCTGATTACGATGACATAGAAGATGACTATGCCAGAAAACCAGTCATAACAAgtgaagaaaagagaagaggcGATGATAAGAAGAAATACGGTAATGTTTACTGATTTGTGGATGATTTtaacacaaaaataattatacatgtTAGTGTAGTGattaaaataagtatatacagtttaaaaaacatgattttttatttacagacGATCCGTATTATTGCGGATTACGAGCTCGTGTTCCTAACTTTGTCAAAATGGCGAAGAACAGTAAAGTCTCGACGAGAGGCTACTCCAGACCTCCACAGGCTCCCACTTATGCTGCCACTGGATATGGGAGCAGCCAGTCTTCTCAAATATATGGCCATTTACCTGGGAATCGACCACCAATTATGTATCATGCAAGAAGTTTTGAAAGTGGACTTggtattatacattttatgaaatatatatttagaccAAAgccattattaaattaattcacaaaagtttaatattattttgcctGGTTTTTGCCTAGTAGAAcatagttttaatttattattgggctttaacgatttaatatgataattttttatagaatggAGTCAACAATTgcacttagaataattatttactgtgCAATAGGATAAATATGAATACAGTTTGTTGTATTACAGACTCTGATGGTAGAAACGAATCACcatataatcatatatatGGAAGATTTCCGTTACCGACTAGAGGTGTAATGCCTCCTCAGCCTAGAGCAATGTACATCGGAGAATGGGATTAGAAGTGAAAAACAATTGATTAAAAGGAAGCGCATAAATGAGTGAACAAGAAATAAGCCAAGGACAAAAGATGTCAACGTTGTCAGAACATCATGTAATAAGAACAAATAGAAGAAACATACAAATCACGTGAAAAGAAGTTAAGTGAAGATTGTACGTCAGCAAGTAATAGTTAAGAGCAGAAAGAATTGAagtaagagaaaaagaggaaacataaaataaaaagggaGAACTAATCTTCCGTTTGTACCTATAAACTGTATATTGTTAATGTACTACATAAAATACTcaaatttttatcgcaataaaattgtagaacaatGTGTACTTTTATTTACGAACCTTTTTAataggaaaatatagaaataatttaattagaagtacagtaaaaaatatgttaatataaacgCAGCGCATAAGGATATAAAAGACAATACAGAACATCATATAAAATGTGGTgtcatttgtaatatattccaAGATTTGTATATAATGAAGAAAACGAGTATTTTGCCtgtaaagataaaaaagatgTTGAAtgttctgaaataatttgcgAACTTGTTCTTGTCCTTATCCCTGAAGATAATACCAAACACTTCTTGCTTacataattaagaaattaatctaTTACGGATGTTACTCTCATTCGTTCGTTAATCCCTCTGCAATACTGTCAAATTTTTCTACAGGAATTTTTGATCTTAAGACATTTATTGCATGATTTACAACAGGTTTATCATTTgatttcaagatttttataatctcaTCTGTGGTGGCAACCTTTGCTACTTCCACCCAATAGCTTTCAAGATACTTTAACAATTCTTCCATTGTTTCTTCAGAATATTTGCTTTCCTCTTCCGttgctaaaaattgttaacaatccgtatagataatttttaaattttattaagagaACATATTTGTTTCATATGTATTATTCACCTGTATTaatgctataaataattctaagaaTTGTATCATCTATGTCATCTGCAGACTCTGCTCTTAAAAATCCTTTCCATCGAAAATCGAGAATCATTTCTGCACACCTGTGGACACAAGAAGCCTTAGTCTCGTTTAGGGGAAAGAGATTCCACGGatctataaaatttgataagaTTCTTCGTGCAATTTCTATTGTTCGTGACAGATTGTGATCTTGTAAAATTTCTTGATGAATTTGGGATCCTTTTCGTAGATTGGCGTACAACTCTAACCAATCTTCAAGATACTTTAAGATGGGAGTAGAATAAGAAGCTTTATCTTGAGGAAGAACTTCTTCAAATGATTCTAACATGCctgtaaattttgtatgagAGAAAGAATTAAGTTCTGCATTGTCTGAAACTAAGATTAAAGAATGTATGCTTTAAATTTATACCTGGAAGAAAACTAGATGACTCAAATAGTTCATCTAATAATGTCTTCCCATTTGGAAGATCAATTTCTGCCGAAGAACGTAAGAAGTTTGTTGTTGCAATTAAGAGCTCCTCTATAATAATTCAGTAggcaattatgaaaatttcctaatcttgaatattgatcataatattaataatttaatattattacttaccATTTGtagaactttttaaaataaaaggaattgCTTCTCTCAAGTAGGTTGAGTTTCTTAAATTCACTCTCCACTGTGAATCTAGATTGTTTTGAATGCTCCAAAGTGCAGAACATAACAACCGAAGAATTTGTACCAATGTGGCACTGTCTTCAGAGAACAGATGCCGAAAAATTGTGTCAAGAAGTTCTTCTTTTGTTCCCAATGTATCAAGTGCAGAACGTTCGCAAGTCATTTGTCCAATTATTCCCAAAACTATTTcctacaaataatataaaacattttgttagtgttgaaaaaaagtattagtaaaaagatatttttttttaaacagaaagaGCATACAAAATGACAAATACTTGAAAAGGTATTAATGTACCAGAAGGATTCTATGCAATTGACTCAAGAAATGTTTCATGACCATTTCATTGAATAAGTAAAAtacagatttaataaatagagtaatttcaaaataaattctaccgTTAATCTTGGCTCCTCAgaagattttaatgaaaattctgCAACTTTATAAAAGTCATTGTCCAGAAGAAATTTAACAACATCTTCCTCAGCAGCTGTATCCCATAGTGTACACAGATCGCTTTCTAGTTTTTCATTCCAGCCAGTTTCAGGAACCTTTAAGATATGTTATAATTGccattacttaaaatataatactgacATAAGATcttatctattttaaaaataaatgctaagCAATGGTCACATATaagcattaaaattgttttatgtacTGAGATAGTACATCAAATATAGATGCTAAAATCAATTGTGTTACTGT includes the following:
- the Exp gene encoding expansion — its product is MVSRRKILSRSRDNLVESQYEEQEEEDVWYNLDKLYKDHIQEVLDKWNQIDDEIWAKVIVFERNRRVAKAYARAPVLTINGSNDGFDGFRIGLCGFENPMRDVKTEEAKKHINQGVKIKMDEQGNILIKRLCKNNVYIKPTSQEDNAIGAEIARNSQGALEHEKPGKVFDMNKFQTNLSRETRRAYPDRRRLEMQCLSAIVFVRTEADLLQCPVWVLIVNVVGLDMLKSKLPPVLALQRPVDIKNRPRIPIPDEDPYSVAGVSSSIGVSEAFQQDREAREQIYAQSTSCRQRRAERPPKLPPRENLYSHDIPKPDYDDIEDDYARKPVITSEEKRRGDDKKKYDDPYYCGLRARVPNFVKMAKNSKVSTRGYSRPPQAPTYAATGYGSSQSSQIYGHLPGNRPPIMYHARSFESGLDSDGRNESPYNHIYGRFPLPTRGVMPPQPRAMYIGEWD
- the LOC144469111 gene encoding protein saal1 codes for the protein MSEVQGNENDKVEPNVVLETQDIDESDIEKLKGDTVGNTLYSGKWILSTLLSITKVPETGWNEKLESDLCTLWDTAAEEDVVKFLLDNDFYKVAEFSLKSSEEPRLTEIVLGIIGQMTCERSALDTLGTKEELLDTIFRHLFSEDSATLVQILRLLCSALWSIQNNLDSQWRVNLRNSTYLREAIPFILKSSTNEELLIATTNFLRSSAEIDLPNGKTLLDELFESSSFLPGMLESFEEVLPQDKASYSTPILKYLEDWLELYANLRKGSQIHQEILQDHNLSRTIEIARRILSNFIDPWNLFPLNETKASCVHRCAEMILDFRWKGFLRAESADDIDDTILRIIYSINTATEEESKYSEETMEELLKYLESYWVEVAKVATTDEIIKILKSNDKPVVNHAINVLRSKIPVEKFDSIAEGLTNE